From Prochlorococcus sp. MIT 1223, the proteins below share one genomic window:
- a CDS encoding histidine phosphatase family protein has product MTLRLLLVRHGLSSFNKDFRIQGRNDLSKLSEEGSFQASETGKHLSNTPFAGVYSSPLQRAVETTKEILNQREDNHNAIYTDDLLEIDLAPWTGLTKEEVKTRFPEDYLTWQRNPNELVFRRNDGTTYKPIEDLLLQANNFLQKLLKNHFSEETQTVLIVGHNAILRCILLNLLGNPPLAFRRVQMDNASISIIDILSEKTNPYEVQINCLNSTTHLTPKIPPKKSNSRLILVRHGETNWNLEGRFQGQIDIPLNSNGKKQALAASSFLKGLKIDKAFSSSMSRPKETAEIILRFHPKVLLELKNNLVEIGHGLWEGKLESEIMQEWSKLLSQWKQAPQTVQMPQGETIQEVWNRSIKCIEDICKSLAPSETALVVAHDAVNKTILCRLLGLNESNIWMIKQGNGGITIIDLSNEDDQPHIVTCLNLTSHLGGVIDTTAIGAL; this is encoded by the coding sequence ATGACATTACGTCTTCTCCTAGTCCGTCATGGTTTAAGTAGCTTCAATAAGGATTTTCGCATCCAAGGACGCAACGATCTATCAAAACTATCTGAAGAAGGAAGTTTTCAAGCCTCTGAAACGGGGAAACACCTATCCAATACACCTTTTGCAGGAGTATATAGCTCTCCTCTACAAAGAGCGGTTGAAACCACTAAAGAGATTCTTAACCAACGGGAAGACAATCATAATGCAATTTATACAGACGACTTATTAGAAATTGATCTAGCCCCATGGACTGGGCTCACCAAAGAAGAAGTCAAGACAAGGTTTCCCGAAGACTATCTCACGTGGCAAAGGAATCCAAATGAGCTAGTGTTCAGACGCAATGATGGAACAACCTACAAACCCATAGAAGACTTATTGCTTCAAGCGAATAATTTCTTACAAAAGCTACTAAAAAATCACTTTTCCGAAGAAACTCAGACTGTTTTAATTGTTGGTCATAATGCAATTCTTAGATGCATTCTCCTTAATTTATTAGGCAATCCACCACTAGCATTTAGAAGAGTTCAGATGGATAATGCATCAATTTCAATAATTGACATACTTTCAGAGAAAACCAACCCTTATGAAGTCCAAATAAACTGTTTGAATAGTACAACTCACCTCACTCCAAAAATCCCCCCTAAAAAAAGCAATAGTCGTTTAATCCTTGTTAGACATGGAGAAACAAATTGGAATTTAGAGGGGCGCTTTCAGGGGCAAATTGATATTCCTTTAAATAGCAATGGGAAAAAGCAAGCTTTAGCTGCAAGTTCTTTTTTAAAAGGTCTAAAAATAGATAAGGCTTTTAGCAGCTCTATGAGTAGGCCGAAAGAAACCGCAGAAATTATTTTAAGATTTCATCCAAAAGTACTTCTTGAATTGAAAAATAACTTAGTTGAGATTGGGCATGGTCTTTGGGAAGGGAAATTAGAATCAGAAATTATGCAAGAATGGTCAAAGTTGTTAAGCCAATGGAAACAAGCTCCTCAGACAGTACAAATGCCTCAAGGTGAAACCATTCAAGAAGTCTGGAATAGATCAATTAAATGCATAGAAGATATTTGCAAGAGTCTTGCTCCCTCAGAGACTGCTTTAGTTGTAGCTCATGATGCCGTAAATAAAACAATCCTCTGCCGTCTTCTAGGACTTAATGAATCCAATATATGGATGATAAAACAAGGGAATGGAGGAATAACAATTATTGACCTCTCAAACGAAGACGACCAGCCACATATAGTTACATGTCTCAACCTTACCTCACACCTAGGAGGTGTGATTGATACAACCGCGATAGGAGCATTATGA